AGTAGATTACTAACTTTTCTTTTTTCTTTAGATATCTCCAAAAAGGATATAAACAAATCTTAGTCTCTTCTTTCGGGAAGGACTATGGAGATTGAGACACTTGTCCGAAAAGCTGAAAAGCTTGCTACGAAGTATAAAGTCAAATATTATGAAGTAAGGATAGCTAAGATAAATGCCACTCACATTGAAATGCAAAACTCCCACTTTGAGGATATCTCTTCTAATATAGAGATTGGTATTGGAGTAAGAGTTTTTGATGGTTCTTGGGGCTTTTCTTCAGCAAATGATTTAAGGAGAGCAGAAAAAGCCCTCGAAGCTGCAATGAAAATTGCAAAAACAACTAAAGGGAACTCAAAGATTTATCTCGGTGACCCTCTCACAGATGAAGCTGAGATTAAAGTGAAAAAATCATTTCTTGACATAGACTTGGAGGAAAAAATAGAACTTTTGAAAACTCTTGATTCTCTCCTAAAAGGAGATCATATTCCTAATAGGAAAATAACTTATGGGGATGGTATAAAAGAGCAGTTTTATTTCAACTCTCTTGGAAGTGAAATCAAAACTGTAGTCCCTAAGATTCGATTAAGTTTCTCTGTTACTGCGAAAGAAAATGATGATATGCAGACTTACTGGAAAGTCTTTGGAGGAACAACAGGCTGGGAAAGTATAGAGAATATAGATCTTGAGTATTGGGCCTCTTTTGTAAAGAACAAAGCAACGTCACTTTTACAGGCCAAATTACCGCCCTCTGGGGAGTTTGATATAATTATGGATCCCGAACTTGCAGGTGTTTTTATCCATGAGGCTTTGGGCCATGCAGCAGAAGGTGATGCGATCAAAAATGGAGAGAGCATTTTAGAAGGGAAACTTGGTCAAAATATAGCAGTAGATGAACTAACCGTTGTTGATGACCCAACGCTTAAGAAAAAGTTTGGATCTTATATCTATGATGATGAAGGAATAAAAGCAAGAAAAGTTGAGATTATAAAAGATGGAGTTTTAAATGAA
The sequence above is drawn from the Thermococcus sp. EP1 genome and encodes:
- a CDS encoding TldD/PmbA family protein translates to MEIETLVRKAEKLATKYKVKYYEVRIAKINATHIEMQNSHFEDISSNIEIGIGVRVFDGSWGFSSANDLRRAEKALEAAMKIAKTTKGNSKIYLGDPLTDEAEIKVKKSFLDIDLEEKIELLKTLDSLLKGDHIPNRKITYGDGIKEQFYFNSLGSEIKTVVPKIRLSFSVTAKENDDMQTYWKVFGGTTGWESIENIDLEYWASFVKNKATSLLQAKLPPSGEFDIIMDPELAGVFIHEALGHAAEGDAIKNGESILEGKLGQNIAVDELTVVDDPTLKKKFGSYIYDDEGIKARKVEIIKDGVLNEYLLDRETAAFFGTESNGHGRAQSYNYQPLVRMSNTYIEPRDWNFEEMIEEVKNGLYLIGDKGGQVDIANGTFMFGAKEGYLIENGKIKYHIRDVALSGKILDILKNIRGIGKDLEVNFPGYCGKGQWVSVDDGGPHILTRALVGGLL